In the Leishmania mexicana MHOM/GT/2001/U1103 complete genome, chromosome 34 genome, TGCTGTGGAGAGTGCTGCCGGAGATGCTGGAGATGAATCAGGGCCGCGTTGTGCTGACGAGTAGCATGGTGGCCCGGGCACCGATTGCAGGATACGCCTTGTACAGTGCCACCAAGGCTGGGCTGCGCGCCTTTGCCCACAGTCTAGACATGGAGAACAGTTGCctcggcgtgcgcgtgcaggtTGCAAGCCCGCCGGACGTGGCGACACCCGGGTACGCGCTCGAAAACGAGGTCAAGAGCCCCGAGTGCGCCGCCATCTCGTCGTTCGGGGGTGCAAAGCCATTCACGGCGGAGGCAATGGCGCAGGCTATCGTCGATGGCATCACGGACTACTTGTTTGACATCACGCTTGGGTCGGATGGCAGGCTGCTCAGCTACGGCTCTGCCGGCATGGAACCGGCGACGAgtgtggcagcgctgctggcgcagtcTGTGCTCGGCGGCGTGCTGCGACTCGGGCTCGCGGTGTTTTCTAAGATACACTACAGCATTGTGAAGAAGGTGCGCCTGTCGGAGGCGTCgtcagcaccgtcgccgcgctgATAGAGATGCTTCGTAGTGTGTGCGTCGGCATGCTTGACTGCTTCGGCTATCCATCGTCGTATCGCAAGCGAGGGGTGGatgagaagggagagagttTGCCGCTGGACCCGCGTAGGGATCACCATCGAAAGCGAAACAGGAGAATAGTTAAGGAGCAAgccagcacgcacagcggcTAACGAGAGCGTGTCCACAAGAGGAGCACCCAGGCTGCGGTGCTTGCGGCAACGAGAATGTCGAAATTGCTGCTCTCTTTCGGCGGTAAAACGAGCGGGGAGGCCCCCCTTTGTttggcagggggaggggggtgaaCGCGCAAGGGTGGCGTGCAAgcgtgccgcgccgccgttgcgcttttttcttttccgcgAAGCAGCAGTCGCCCTGGACCCTTTTCCTTCTAATTTTCATGTGTCTCTCCTACTCGGCCGGGCTCTCGTCTGCGGACGTATTTCGACGTGTCTGTGGGTCGCTCGACCCTGTGAGCGGCATGACGCAcccgtacgcacacacggtaTTAgggggaaaagagaaggcgCACAGCGCACTGAATGCCACGTGGCCGAGTCGGTGAGCTACTACTTCTCAGTTCAGCTGCggtacacgcatacacgctTACACACTTCACATACATACTCGCCTTGGCACCCTCCGCGACGTTTGTCAACGTCTGCGGGTGGGATTCGCGTACGCGCGCGCATCGCACTTGGCAGCAATACGTGGCTAAGGGAGTGAACATCGTCGGCTGTGATGCCCACGTACTTCTTCCGCATTCCATCGTTGCAGGTATGCACAGTTTCTTTCTTCGGTGGAGGCACGCTCCTCCTAGGCAGCGGCCTCTGGGATCTCATGCGCTCCAGGCGCAACGCCGTTCCTGTGTTCAACAGCGCCACTGCCATCAAGACAGAGGAGTCGGCGCGCTACCCGTGCGAAAAAATCAAGGGTTTTGATGTTGTCGTGCGCAGCTTTTACCTACCGGTAGCTGCCGATACCGACGACTGCACTCCAGCCCCAGCGCTGTCTTTGCTGGCGCGGCTCCGCAGGTTTTCGGATCTCTTCTCCAATGAAACGCACCGTATCGATAGCGCTGATCCAACCAACACAATGGCAGCAGACCCGTCAGTTCGGTTGGTAGTACGGGATGCCAAAGACTCAGTTGGCGGAGCCGACACAAGGCTCATCGCAGCCGCGTACTGGCCACCGGGCACCTCCAAGTACGCTGCCCTGGTCCTGGAGCCCACCTCACGGACCAGCGTCGACTCGAGCGCTGCATTGCCGGCGCAGtcgcgctcgctgctgcgtcagctGGCTGACGGGGCTACCCACCAATCTCTCTCCCGGTGCAACCCACGgtccacgctgctgcacatggCTTGTGAGAGCGACCCGGCCTATCTTGGTGCCCCCTACCTGCGTGTGCTCTTGAGCGccttcctgctgctgccgaccaCCCTCTCGCAGCTGAACGTTGCGGTCCTCGGCGTAGGTGGGGGATCGCTACCGCTGTTCCTCCAGCAGTATTTCGCACCCCGGATGCACCGCTGTGACTTTGTGGATGTCGAGCCGATGTGCATCAAGGCAGCGGTAGAGCAGCTTGGGAtgaaggagctgctgaacACGGCGGCGTTGCGGTGCGAGGGCGGTGGAGTGCACTACTACCTGGAGGACGCCGTCGACTACCTGTCCCACCGAGTTGGCGCTGCCGACTGTCGAACAGGGTGGCCTTTGCAAGCCGGGTCTGAGAGACCAGCAGGGAGTGGAGAGGGCGCAtctgctgctccgcatcACGGAACTCCCCTTTTCCGTGATACCGTTCAGCCAAcccccgccgcggcgccggctaCGAGCGCCAAGCGCCAGCGCCAACTCGACTTGCTGTTTGTGGACCTGTTTCTCGGCAGCGAACTCGACACGGCCGTTACATCGCACGAAtttctgtgtctgtgtcgcggctctctctcccttcacGGGGTGGCCGCCTTCAACCTTCCGGCGGCGGACAAGCGGTttgtgcagcgctgcagcgaggTGTTCGGCAGCGATAACGTGTACCGTATTCCCGTGCCGGCCAGCTCAAacgaggtggtgctggctCGCGGCGGGGCAAagaacagcggcgccgtAGCCGACCCTCCGCACCTCTCGCACCGCCTCTTGTTTCGCCGGGCGCAGGAGCTGACGGCGCAGTATCGTCTCCCCTACGACCTGGCCAACCACTACCCTATATGGTGGCGACTGTGGTAGGaaggaggtgggtgggtgagtggagAGCTTAACGatacggcgcacacgcgcggctGTGACTGTTGAACGAACGAGGGCATTCTTAAGCGCAGCCGTCGTAGCTTCATAAAAATAGTAGAGTGAGGGAGCGGTGAGAGATCATCGCGTTTCGGATgatccctccccctccccggcgcgcgtgctcgtgtgcCTCACCGTTCGTACTTCACAGAGCGCCGTTTTTACCCTATCAACGCAAACACGACGACAGCCCACGCGCAGCGATTTGAGGGAACGTTAAGCACCGTCAGCGAGGTTGAGGCGGTCAACACATACGACGGAGTATGTGCACGAGTGGAGGAAGGACGACTGTGCCATCGGCGTCGGATGGATTTCAATTCACAGGTATCAGCAAGAAGGAACCATATATccaaacacacacaagcgtGTGCTCTGCAGGCGTGCCTCGAAGGGGTCTCTGAGTGGCCCTGATCTCTGCAACCCTGCTCCGCCTTTCCCTTGCTGCCTGCCGCGTTCGGCCACTGCTTCGCTGTTCCTGTCGCTCAGGTGCACGCAGGCTCGTTTCCCCAAcaccccctcctcatcctcctccccctccccctccgtgGTCTTTCCTCTTCCTGTTTCCTCTACGGCATCGCGTCGCTCTTGCGCGCACttacggcggcggcggcggggcaaCTGGGCTCATCAGCGAGCCTTCTCAGCTCACATAAGAAAACAGTGAACACAGCAGCACAGGGGTGAAGCAGCCCCACCAACTATGTCTGCCACGATCGGagccgcacgcgcgtgcgcctctaCAGTGCTTTTTCACAGCTTgcgcctgcacgccttccagggcgcgctgccgcatgTACTGGTCGTGGTGGATCGCGTGCCGTGTGTGTTGCAGAAGGTTGTCGCGGAGGGCTacctgcaggtgctgcgggaGTACGGGCGTCATGGCGCAGCATATGTTACGAGCAGCCGGGACAGCGTCTTGAAGGAACGGACGGAGGCGTTGCCGGAAACGGCAGATGACAGGGGATCACTTCAGAGCCATGACGGCGAGCTGTTCATCCCTCTGGAACCCGGCGCAGAGACGCCGAGCGGGTCGGCGGGCTTTACTCCACGCGTTTCGCCGCCGTTGGTCGCCGTGGATAACcctgctcctctctcctaCTCCCTCATGCTGTTTCGCAGCGACAACTTCCTGAGCCATGTGAAGCGGCTGCAACGGTTCTTTCGCCACTGCGGTGACGGacaactgcagcagcagggcgaCCAGCATAAGACGGAGGCTTCCGCTGGGGACGCATCAagaacgccgccgcctccgacCGCACTGCCGAGTGTTTGGACGGCAGTGTACTTCAAAGAAGAGTTCGAAGCTCTGTGCCCGCTGCTGGGACCACTGCTCTCGTCAAAGGGCGAGGCGGTCGAGGACGACGCCACCGGCGCGCAACCCCGATGGCAGATGCTCTTTCACGGACCGCCGCGAGAGCTCCTCGGGTGCGTCATGGTGCAAGAGAACGCCTTCCAAAACGAGATGAGGCGCTATCGGCTTCGTCTGAGCCTGTTTGACCTCGGCATTCGCGTTGCGGAGCACTGCCACCTGGGTATCATGAGCCAGAGAGCGGATCGCTTGGCCGGTGAGGGCCACttgaaggaggcgctgcaggacgaCCAAGTGTACAGCTACGCCCGCTCGTGCGCTTTCGGACCCGAGCATGCCCGGTGCCTCGCCAAAGCCATCGCGGACTCAATCGATCTGTACAGCTGGCGCCGCTCTGggtgtgctggcggcgccgcagcgcgcgcagcgcacgcgtaTCCGGCCTCCATAACTGCCGCATTGCAGAGTGATGAGCTCTGGTCTATCTTCAATTCTGGCGCACTGAACGTCTGCGCatctgcgacggcggctgaGCACACCGCCACGGATGTCGAAGCCGCCTTACAGGAACCAATCGAAGGCCCTGGTATGCCACTCTTGATTGTATGCTGCGACGCAGCTAAGGTGCTCACCTACGGCGGCGGGATGGAGGACTGTCTGACCAACACCGGGTACTATGCTGCGGCCTACGCGCCGGAGCGCAACGATGTCGCACGGCACCGTGAGCGCTTTCGGACGGCATACAGCGAAGCGagtggcggagacggcgagagcgagagggacgaggaagacgccGCTGCAACCCCCCCGGTGCACGGCCGCCTGAAGAAGAAGGAGTACCTCGCGGTGCTCAAGGCGAAGGGGCAGAGGCCGAACAAGCCCCAGCACGATGGCGCcgatgaggaggacggcACTGTCTCCCGCAGCGTTCCTGCTGGCTCCTGCATCTCCAACAGTATCGGCGGCACCTTTCCCATCGGCGAGGTCATCAGCGAGTCGTTTGACCTCTCGCAACTCAGTGGCACGTGCGACGTGTTTGCGTATCCTGACGTGTTCAAGAAGGTGACAATGAGTCGCCCAGCACCGTTCACCATGACGGTAGAGAAGGGAGTTGTCACGCACATCAGCGACGGTGCCCCCAAGGAGTTCCTCGATCTGCTCAGCCTCGTCCGCCAGGTGGAAGGCAAGTGCTATGTGCGGGAGTTGGGCATCGGCCTCAACCCGTACGTCGGGCCAGCCCACGTTGTGAGCGACGTGACGACGTTTGAGCGGCAGTGGGGCATCCACCTCTCCCTTGGCCAGCGCCACCCTCTGTTCGTAAAGCAGCGTGAGCGGCGCAATGCCGACGGCTCGGTGGCTACCGGGGTGCACGTGGATGGCCCTGTCCTCAAGCGCAAAGCCGGCAAGTATCACATTGACGTGTTTGTGGACGCAGCGCAGCTTCGCATTGGTGACATGTTTGCCGTCGACTTCACCAAAGGTATCACCGTCCCGTGACCGGCGTTTGTGGTTGTTGCAGTGACAGTGCGCAGGCCCGCGGCGGCGAactcctcttcccctcctcttaCTCCGTTCTCTCCTCACTACGCAAGCGGATGGGTTCCTACATGCACGAGAGGCATGGCGAAGcatcgcgtgtgcgtgcgcgatAGCATGCAAGTTGTCTCGAAGGGATGGGAGGACagggtgacggtggtggggcgCAGGACGATCACGGAGGCGTCCCGCGGCAGAGGTACAGGAGCACAAACACCGACACATTCACATCAACAACTACAAAAAATGTCGCCTCAACGGCACAGAAAGCGCTTCCCATCACTGACTCATCTGCTcggcgcactcgcacgcctcACCTCCGCTGCGTATACCTCCAAAGGAGGGCAGCAGGTGCCTTCTATTTGTGTATGCGCTCGCTTTACCACGGTGCACACAATAGTGGACGCTCGAAAAGGGAGGAGCtttgcgcccccccccatctTACACGTATTGCagggagaaggtgcgctgttctccgctgcgctgctcgcgTGGGCGGCTTTCCTGATCACTGGCCAACGGCCCTTCGGGCTTACAAAATGTGTTCGGATGGCAGCAGCCTCGGGATTGCGcctcatttttttctttgtaGCACCCTGCCTCTCACCGTTGGTCTTCCTTCCTCGAGCTGCCGAccatctctcgctctctctcgctcttgcGTTTCTCTGCTTGTCTTGACCCCGCTGGTGTTGCTGCACAGAGCAGCAtcgacgcgtgtgtgtcgaaCATAGAATCGAAGGGCTTTGCATCGGCCCCCCCCGTTCTTcgctgccccacccccagcCGTTGATTTAACCTCTACCAACTCTACTGGCGGTTGAGGGCATGCTTCGTCGTCCACTGTatctttctcctccctcatcATCCTCTGACCCGCGTCTTTGTCGCTAAGCTGCCGGCCGCCTGTGCACAGAGACGATTCTTTGCCCTCGCATCCCTTCCCAACTTGCCGCGCAAGTACCCTCTTTGTTCGCCCATCACAAAAGCACTGCATCATCGTGcacgactgcagcagcacatgcgcacctgtgcctctctgcgttccgcggctgcggctggcctGTCTGTCGCTAGCTTCAAAGTGCTGCACCAGGATGAGTGCGTGTTGCGCTACGACGCAACGTCACAGATCGCGATCTTATCAATGGAGCGCCACGCGCGCAAAAATGCGATCGGCGTCGGCTTCCTGAACTGCATCCAGCAGGCCATCAACGTGTGCAGGGCTGGTGCACCGTCTGGCGcttgcaccaccaccgccgccgactgTCCGCCCGTGCGCTGCCTCATCGTCTCCAGCGCCGTCCCGAAAGTCTTCTGTGCCGGCGCAGATTTGAAGGAGCGGAAGGAGATGTCTGTCGCGGAGTCGCGCGCATtcgtgcagcgcctgcgccaaACCTTCAATGACTTGGAGGACTTGCCCATTGCAaccatcgccgccatcgAGGGCAAGGCGCTCGGTGGCGGCATGGAGCTGGCCCTGTCGCTAGACATGCGCGTGGCAGGCGACGGGGCCACCGTGGGCTTCCCAGAGACAGGCCTTGCCATCATCCCTGGCGCGGGTGGCACCGTGCGCGCACCTGCGGTGCTCGGCGTTAGCCGTGCGCTGGAGTTGATCCTAACAGCTGAACAGGTGTCCGCCCAGCGTGCCATGGAGCTGGGTCTAGTGAACCGTGTCGTGCCGGCTGGCTCGGCcctcgaggcggcgctgagcCTGGCACTGCGCATCTCCAAGAACGGGCCGCTCGCCGTGTGtgcggcgaagaaggcggttCGCTCTGCCGTGGGTAAGACGCGGGCTGAGGCGATGCAGGTGGAGGCCGAGCAGTACGAGGTTGTGCTCGCCACGGAGGATCGCCTTGAAGGCCTCAAGGCCTTTGCAGAGCATCGCACTCCCGTGTACAACGGTAAGTAACGCGGGGCTCGACGAGGCAGCAGTCACCGTGGCCCCTCGGCAGGCCGTTCTCGCCACGCACGACACACcgtcttcttcctctcctcaCCCCCGACATAGCGtgcgcctcgccctctccgGAGTGGCTCTATCGCTCACCCTAtttggggaggggaggggaagggcgTTTTCCTTTTTGGGCTATGCTCCTCACTAGTCCTTCCTCTCGTGCCTTTCTCCCTCGACCCGCGCCGCTATGGGCTGTGGGCCATGCGCGTCGCTTCCTCATCGCAACCCTCCCCTATGAAGATCTCAGACCAGTCCATGACCTGTGTGACATGAAACAATGCACACAAGCGCGTTACCGCCCCATCCGTCTGCACCTTCTCCCACTTCTTCACATCTGCCGCCACCTGCCTCCTGCCCCTCGCACGGAATGACTGCTACCACGCCAACCCCAACCATCAACAAAAGAAAGGATTTACCAAGTCCAAACAGCAACCCAACCGCGTACACTTAcactccccaccccaccccactgaCACATACATACAAAGCGCAAGCAaactccccttccccctgcCGCACAGACAACGCACCCGCCCCATCCTGCATCGACACCTGTAAAACGGTTCCTTCCCCAGCGCACTGCACGCATctcaccacacacgcacacacgcatacacaaaCGTCCGCATCATGTCCGACTCGAACTGGAAGGCTCAGCTGAACGCGCCCCAGAAGAGCACGCGGAAAAAGACGGAGGATGTGGAGTCTCGCCGTAACGTCAACTTCGAGGAGTACGCCCTGCGCCGCGAGCTGCAGATGGGCATCTTCGAGAAGGGCTTCGAGAAGCCGAGCCCTGTGCAAGAGGAAGCCATACCTGTCGCGCTTCAGGGCAAGGACGTGCTTGCCCGTGCCAAGAACGGTACTGGCAAGACAGCCTCATTCGTGATCCCAGTGCTCGAGAAGGTCGACACCCGCGAGTCGTATGTGCAGGCGCTCCTGATGGTGCCCACCCGTGAGCTGGCCCTGCAGACAGCGCAGGTGACAAAGGAGCTGGGCAAGCACATCCCCGGCCTGGAAGTGATGGTGACCACCGGTGGTACGACGCTGCGCGATGATATTCTTCGTCTGACGAGCAAGGTGCACATTCTGGTGGCGACCCCCGGCCGTGTGCTTGACCTGGCGAGCAAGAAGGCGGTGGATCTTTCCCACTGCCACATCCTGGTGCTGGATGAGGCCGACAAGCTGCTCTCCCAGGAGTTCATGGAGATCATCGACGACCTGTACACTTACCTCCCCTCGCAGCTGCAGTCCATGCTCTTTTCTGCCACGTTCCCGGTGACGGTGAAGACGTTCGCGGAGCGCCACCTGCACAACCCCTACGAGATCAACCTGATGGACGAGCTGACCTTGAAGGGTGTAACGCAGTACTATGCATTCGTCGAGGAGCGCCAGAAGATCCACTGCCTCAACACGCTCTTCAACAAGCTGCAAATCAACCAGTCTATCATCTTCTGTAATAGCGTCAACCGCGTGGAGCTACTCGCGAAGAAGATTACCCAGCTCGGCTATAGCTGCTACTACATCCACGCTcgcatgcagcagcagcaccgtaATCGCGTCTTCCACGACTTCCGCGAGGGCC is a window encoding:
- a CDS encoding putative short chain dehydrogenase → MLALFVAVAAVLGTSLVLVALWAVQRVPRWEWESSTVLITGGSVGIGLATAKSLARKKVSFLVLAARRESVLREAVQQVEKVIDECRSCTRVSYVVMDVADEASVATGLARAKAQCDGRPINLLICNAGFAHPARFVDSAMTHARQMMEVNYFGCLAVLWRVLPEMLEMNQGRVVLTSSMVARAPIAGYALYSATKAGLRAFAHSLDMENSCLGVRVQVASPPDVATPGYALENEVKSPECAAISSFGGAKPFTAEAMAQAIVDGITDYLFDITLGSDGRLLSYGSAGMEPATSVAALLAQSVLGGVLRLGLAVFSKIHYSIVKKVRLSEASSAPSPR
- a CDS encoding putative ATP-dependent DEAD-box RNA helicase produces the protein MSDSNWKAQLNAPQKSTRKKTEDVESRRNVNFEEYALRRELQMGIFEKGFEKPSPVQEEAIPVALQGKDVLARAKNGTGKTASFVIPVLEKVDTRESYVQALLMVPTRELALQTAQVTKELGKHIPGLEVMVTTGGTTLRDDILRLTSKVHILVATPGRVLDLASKKAVDLSHCHILVLDEADKLLSQEFMEIIDDLYTYLPSQLQSMLFSATFPVTVKTFAERHLHNPYEINLMDELTLKGVTQYYAFVEERQKIHCLNTLFNKLQINQSIIFCNSVNRVELLAKKITQLGYSCYYIHARMQQQHRNRVFHDFREGHCRNLVCSDLITRGIDIQAVNVVINFDFPKYAETYLHRIGRSGRFGHLGVAINFVTYDDRYNVYRIEQELDTEIKPIPADIDPELYAA
- a CDS encoding enoyl-CoA hydratase/isomerase family protein,conserved, which codes for MRTCASLRSAAAAGLSVASFKVLHQDECVLRYDATSQIAILSMERHARKNAIGVGFLNCIQQAINVCRAGAPSGACTTTAADCPPVRCLIVSSAVPKVFCAGADLKERKEMSVAESRAFVQRLRQTFNDLEDLPIATIAAIEGKALGGGMELALSLDMRVAGDGATVGFPETGLAIIPGAGGTVRAPAVLGVSRALELILTAEQVSAQRAMELGLVNRVVPAGSALEAALSLALRISKNGPLAVCAAKKAVRSAVGKTRAEAMQVEAEQYEVVLATEDRLEGLKAFAEHRTPVYNGK